One region of Callithrix jacchus isolate 240 chromosome 16, calJac240_pri, whole genome shotgun sequence genomic DNA includes:
- the PENK gene encoding proenkephalin-A — MARFLRLCTWLLLLGPGLLATVREECSQDCATCSYRLVRPADINFLACVMECEGKLPSLKIWETCKELLQLSKPELPQDGTSTLRESSKPEESHLLAKRYGGFMKRYGGFMKKMNELYPVEPEEEANGSEILAKRYGGFMKKDAEEDDSLANSSDLLKELLETGDNREHSHHQDGSDNEEEVSKRYGGFMRGVKRSPQLEEEAKELQKRYGGFMRRVGRPEWWMDYQKRYGGFLKRFAEALPSDEEDGSYSREVPEMEKRYGGFMRF, encoded by the exons ATGGCGCGGTTCCTGAGACTTTGCACTTGGCTGCTGCTGCTCGGCCCCGGGCTCCTGGCGACCGTGCGGGAGGAATGCAGCCAGGACTGCGCGACGTGCAGCTACCGCCTGGTGCGCCCCGCCGACATCAACTTCCTG GCTTGCGTAATGGAATGTGAAGGAAAACTGCCTTCTCTGAAAATCTGGGAAACCTGCAAGGAGCTCCTGCAGCTGTCCAAACCGGAGCTTCCTCAAGATGGCACCAGCACCCTCAGAGAAAGCAGCAAACCGGAAGAGAGCCATTTGCTGGCTAAAAGGTATGGGGGCTTCATGAAAAGGTATGGAGGcttcatgaagaaaatgaatgagcTTTATCCCGTGGAGCCAGAAGAAGAGGCCAATGGAAGTGAGATCCTCGCCAAGCGGTACGGGGGTTTCATGAAGAAGGATGCGGAGGAGGACGACTCACTGGCCAATTCCTCAGACCTGTTAAAAGAGCTTCTGGAAACAGGGGACAACCGAGAACATAGCCACCACCAGGATGGCAGTGATAATGAGGAAGAAGTGAGCAAGAGATATGGGGGCTTCATGAGAGGTGTAAAAAGAAGCCCTCAACTGGAAGAGGAAGCCAAAGAGCTGCAGAAGCGGTATGGGGGCTTCATGAGAAGAGTGGGTCGCCCAGAGTGGTGGATGGACTACCAGAAACGGTATGGGGGCTTCCTGAAGCGCtttgccgaggctctgccctccGACGAAGAAGACGGAAGTTACTCCAGAGAAGTTCCCGAGATGGAAAAAAGATATGGAGGATTTATGAGATTTTAA